In Chitinophagaceae bacterium C216, the genomic stretch TTATTGATAAGCTTGTTGTTAACGAGGATCAGCGTGCAACAAGCTTTAGTCATGATAATGAAATCGGAAAGCCTCATTATTACAAAGTGACATTAGATAATCAACTTGTAGTAGAAATATCACCTTCGGAGCGCGGTGCCCATTTGCGGTTTACTTTTCCTAAAGGACACACTAGTTATCTTGTATTAGATGGGTATACAGGACTCAGCGGAGTGAAAATTTATCCGGAGCAAAAGATGATTACCGGATATGTGAATAATGGAAGGGGCATGCAAAAAGGATGGAAAAATTATTTTGTGGCTTATTTCGATCAACCTTTTGAGGATTACGGTACTTGGGAGAATGAGAAAAATACGATAACTCCGCGGTCGAAAGAGGCTGAAGGTAAGGGACGGGGTGCGTATATTCAATTTAAAGAAGGCGCGAAGGTTCAAGTAAAGGTAGCTTCCTCGTATATCAGCGAAGCACAAGCCCAGCTGAATTTAAAAAAAGAACTAGGTAGTGATGCATCGCTAGAAGCTACCAAAGCTAAGGCTGCAACCATATGGAACAAGCATCTGGAAAGAATATTGGTGGAGGGTGATTCGGAAGATGATAAAGCCACTTTCTATTCTTGTTTTTTCAGAGCTAGCCTTTTCTCCAGAGCTTTTTATGAGATAGATGAAAATGGTAAGCCGTATTATTTTAGTCCTTACGATGGCAAGGTGCATAGCGGATACATGTTTACCGATACGGGTTTCTGGGATACATTTAGAGCGCAATTCCCCTTAAATATTATTTTGTACCCTACTATGCATGGTCGTTATATGCAGGCATTATTGGATGCTCAGGAGCAATGCGGATGGCTGCCTTCATGGAGCTTTCCGAATGAGCAGGGCAGTATGATTGGTAATCATGCCATTTCATTACTAGCCGATGCTTGGATAAAGGGTGTACGTACTTTCGATCCGCAGCGCGCTTTAGAAGCTTATTATCATGAAGCTAATAACAAAGGACCTTGGGGGCCGGCAAATGGTAGAGATGGTTATAAGGAGTATAATGCATTAGGTTATGTACCTTACCCCGAGTACAGAGAAGCTACGGCAAAAACGCTGGAGTATGCTTATGACGATTTCTGTGGGTATCAGTTGGCAAAAGCTGTGAATAGTAGAAAATATATGGATGCCTTCGGCCCCAAAATGTATAACTATAAAAATGTCTTTAATCCAGCTACAAAGTTTATGGAGGGTAAAGACAGTAAAGGTAATTGGAAACCAGATTTTGATCCTGTAGAGTGGGGCGGCCCCTTTACCGAAGGGAATGCCTGGCATTGGGTATGGTCTGTTTTTCATGATATCAACGGATTGATTCAACTGATGGGAGGAGACAAGCAGTTTTGTGCAAAATTGGACTCGGTGTTTACCGTTCCTAACAATGTAAAAGTGGGTACTTACGGCTTTATGATTCATGAGATGACGGAAATGGTGAAAGCTAATATGGGGCAGTATGCTCACGGGAATCAGCCTATTCAGCATATGCCTTATTTATACACTTATGGTCGCCAGCCTTGGAAAACGCAGCAGCGTGTGCGGGAAGTGATGCGTCGGCTATATAACGCTACGGAAAATGGTTATCCAGGCGATGAAGATCAGGGGCAAACCTCCTCTTGGTATGTACTCAGTGCTTTGGGCTTTTACAGCGTATGTCCGGGCACTGATCAATATGTTTTAGGCAGTCCAATGTTTAAGAAGATTACCGTTACGCTGGAAGACGGTAAAAAGTTTATAATAAAGGCAGATAAGAATAGTGATACGAATGTATATATCCAGCGTGCTAAATTGAACAATCGCACATATACAAAGAATTACATTACTTACAGTGATATTGTGAAAGGAGGGATATTGCACTTGACGATGGGGCCCCGGCCTAACTATAACAGGGGTATTAAGGATGCAGATTTGCCGTTTTCTGTTTCGAGAAATAATTAAAGCAATTTTTTGTATATTCGATAGCAGCCCGATAGGGCTGCTTTTTTGATTGTATAAGCCTTTTATTGATAGGTAGTTAAAATGTTTACGTTTTGTAAATATAAATTTTGTCGCTATTACATAATATTTATCTTTACGGCAAAAACGATTTTGCTTTAAATGTGAAGTAGGGAAGTAAGAAAAGGTATATTGTTGGTTAGTGATATGTTTGTATTGTTCTATTACAACGCGAGTGCTTGCATCGAATAACTGCGGTGGAGGAATGCGCTTATGAAATATTTTTTATAAACTGAAATACATGAATCGTAAGGATTTTTTACAACAATCAGCCCTGTTAGGTGCAGGATTTGTGGCAAGCGGATTTTCGTTTGCGAAACCTTCTAATGATTTTCCGGTAGTACGGGTTCCTGAATCGAAGCGACATTTCAGAAGTGAAGCTATTGAAAATGCCATCAAAGCATTTCAGAGGAAGGTTAAGAATAAAGAATTGGCTTGGCTATTTAACAACTGTTTCCCGAATACTTTAGATACCACAGTATTTTATAATGAGGTGAATGGTAAGCCGGATACTTATGTAATCACCGGTGATATTGATGCTATGTGGTTGCGCGACAGCTCGGCACAGGTATTTCCTTATTTGCAATTTGCTAAGCAGGATACAAAGCTTCATAAGCTGATTGCCGGTGTCATTAATAAGCAGGTACATTTTATCTTGAAAGATCCTTACGCCAACGCCTTCTTTAATGATGATAATCGGGTGAGTGAATGGAAAGACTCTGATATAACCGATATGAAGCCCGGTGTTCATGAACGCAAATGGGAGATCGACTCTCTCTGTTATCCCATTCGTTTGGCATGGCATTTCTGGAAACAGACAGGCGATACCACGCCTTTTGATTTGCAATGGAAAGAAGCAATAGCTTTAACGTTAAGAACATTTAAAGAGCAGCAGCGTAAAGATAGTTTAGGCCCTTACAGCTTTCAGCGTAAAACATCCTGGGCCACAGACGGTGTTCCTATGGGAGGGTATGGATATCCCGTCAAACCCAATGGGCTTATTTGTTCTATGTTTCGTCCTAGTGACGATGCAACTATTTTCGCTTATCTGATTCCTTCCAATTTCTTTGCTGTAGTGAGTTTACGTCAGGCGGCGGAAATGGTAAGTGCTATTCATAAAGATGCCCGATTAGCGGCTGATCTTAAAGCATTGGCAGATGAAGTATCGGCAGCTTTGCAACAATTTGCTATTACAACACATCCCAAGTTCGGAAAAGTGTATGCTTATGAAGTGAACGGTTTTGGAAGTTATGTGTTGATGGATGATGCGAATGTGCCTAGTTTATTGTCCTTACCTTATTTGGGAGCAGTGTCGGCGGCAGATCCTATTTATCAGAATACGAGAAAATATGTATGGTCTGATAGCAATCCGTTTTTCTTTAAGGGCAGAGCAGGCGAGGGTATAGGAGGACCACATATTGGTTTGGATATGATATGGCCAATGAGCATTACCATGAAGGCTTTGACCTCAAAAAATGATCTGGAAATCAAGCAATGCATTCAAGTATTGCAAAAGACGCACGGGGGTACTGGATTTATGCATGAGTCATTCCATAAAGATAATCCCGAAAAATTTACACGTAAATGGTTCGCATGGGCTAATACTTTGTTCGGAGAGTTGTTATGGAAGACTTTCAGTGAAAAACCTCATTTGCTTGTATAAAAAATAAGATGTAACCCAATGGATGTTGATGCTTTTGTATGGTATTGTGCTCGGAGAGAATCCAAACCATCAATTATAGTTTATAAATATTAGAACTCATTACATGAATAGAAAGTTGGTAAAATCAGCTGTGGCATTGTTGGTAATAGGTCTTACATCAGCTACTAATAATAATGTGTTAGGACAATTGCGCGACTCTCTTAATGCCAAATGCTATACCGAGGGGGCATATACTCTTTGCATTGAAAATAATGCAAGCGATTTTAATCCTATTACAGAGAAAAGACTAAAAGAAACTTTTTTTAAAACTTATCCTCGTCTGGCCAAAGAATTTAATCCACAAACAGCCAAGACCGTAATCTTCCGAATTGATACGGCTTATGATGGTGTGGCTGCTGCAGCAAGAAATGTAGTAGTTTTCAATCCCGGATGGTTTAAAAGCAATCCGGAGGATATTGATGTAGTCACCCACGAAGGTATGCACATTGTACAAAATTATGGTCGTAGTGTAGGACCTTGGTGGCTTACCGAGGGGATTGCCGATTATGTGCGCGAAGTATATGGAGTGAATAATGCGGCGGCAAAATGGAGTCTGCATAGTCCCCGTCCAAATGAAAAATATGACAATGGTTACAGAATTACCGGACGTTTTTTATTATGGATTGAAAAGCACGTAAAAAAAGGATTTGTAAAAACCCTGGATGCAGCTTTAAGAGATCACACTTATACGGCTGATATCTGGGAGCAACAAACAGGAAAAACGATTGAGGCGCTTTGGGAGGCATACGTTAATAATCCTAAAATACCGCAATAATAGTTTTAACGGTACATTGTATTATTACACAAGTTCTGCAAACGATTTTTAAATATACACCGCAATGAAGAAAACGTTTATAGCAGTCATCTGCACGTCGCTGTTGGCAATAACAACCACAGCCCAATCACTCGTAGATTATGTAAACCCGTTGATGGGTACCATGTCGAAATTCGAATTATCGAATGGGAATACTTATCCGGCAATTGGATTGCCTTGGGGGATGAATTTGTGGACACCCCAAACCGGTAAAATGGGAGATGGATGGGTATATAAATATACGGACGACAAGATAGTTGGTTTTAAACAAACCCATCAACCTTCGCCGTGGATGAATGATTACGGCTATTTTGCCATTATGCCTATTACTGGGAGCAGAAAGTTTAAAGAGCAAGATAGAGCTAGCTGGTTTTCTCATAAAGCAGAGATTGCAAAACCGCATTATTATAAAGTATACCTAGCGGATTATGATGTAACCACTGAAATTACTCCTACGGAAAGAGCTGCTCGTTTTCGTTTCACTTTCCCTAAAACCGATAGTGCTTTTGTAATTATCGATGCCATAGACAGGGGGTCTTATGTAAAGATTATTCCTTCAGAAAATAAGATTATTGGCTACAGCACGCGCAATAGTGGAAGTGTTCCGGAGAATTTTAAAAACTTTTTCGTAATTCAGTTTGACAGAAAGTTTGATTATAAAGCTACTTGGGATGAAGATCATTTCACCGATAGCGATGAAATAAGCAGCAAGCATGCAGGCGCCATTATCGGATTTAAGGGATTGAAAAGGGGGGATGTAGTCAATGCCAAAGTTGCTTCTTCTTTTATCAGTTTTGAGCAAGCTGAACTGAATCTGAAAAGGGAGATTGCCTCGATGGGATTTGAAGAAGTGAAAAATAAAGGACAAAGAATATGGGAAGATATTTTGGGAAGAATAAGAGTATCAGGAGGTAGTGAGGAACAATTACGTACTTTTTATTCTTGTCTATATCGTATGGTGTTCTTCCCCTTGCGTATGTATGAAAAAGATGCGACCGGCAATATTGTACACTATAGTCCTTATACCGGCAAAGTAGAGCCTGGTTATAAGTTCGCTGGCACAGGTTTTTGGGATACTTTCCGTGCCTTATATCCATTCCTACATTTCGTTTATCCTTCAATTGCTACAGAAATGCAGAAGGGGTTAATCAGTGATTACAAAGAAGGAGGCTGGTTGCCCGAATGGTCTTCGCCAGGCTATCGTGGCGTTATGATAGGTAATAATTCCGCTTCGGTAGTGGCCGATGCTTATCTGAAAGGTTTGAGAGGATATGATATTGAAACTTTGTGGGAGGCATTGAAGCATGGTGCCAATAATGAAGGACCTCATGCAACTGGCAGAAGAGGGGTGGAGTACTACAATCGTCTAGGATATGTACCTAACGACGTTAAGATTAATGAGAATGTAGCACGTACTCTCGAATATGCCTATGACGATTATGCTATTTATGCATTGGGAAAAGCACTAGGCAAGCCTGATTCTGAAATTCAAATTTATAAGGAGCGGGCTATGAATTATAAGAAGCTGTTTGATCCCGAAACTTTATTAATGCGTCCCAAAAATGAGGATGGCAGTTTTACTAAGTCCTTCAATCCTTATTCGTGGGGTGGTGCTTATACCGAGGGTAACAGTTGGCATTATTCATGGAGCGTATTTCAGGATATTGAAGGACTAAAGCAGCTGATGGGCGGTGATAAAATGTTTGTTCAGATGCTGGATTCTGTTTTCATTATGCCGCCCGACTTTGGTGACAACAGCTACTATCGCTCTATTATACATGAGATGCGTGAGATGCAGATAATGGGGATGGGACAGTATGCACATGGGAACCAGCCTATTCAGCATATGGTATACTTATACAATTATGCTGGACAACCTTGGAAAACACAATATTGGGTACGTGAGGTGATGAACAGATTGTATACTCCGTATGCCGATGGATACTGCGGTGATGAGGATAATGGACAAACCTCTGCGTGGTATGTATTTTCGGCTTTGGGATTCTATTCTGTAACCCCTGCAAGCACCCAGTATGTAATCGGTGTACCCCTATTTAAAAAAGCGGAGATTACGTTTGAAAATGGAAAGAAGCTTCAAATAGTTGCGCCGAATAATAGTCCTGAAAATCGATATGTTCAGTCGATTACTATTAATGGAAAAATTAGTACTAAAAACTATTTTGAGCATTTCGAATTGCAGAAGGGCGGAACGATTGAATTTAAACTAGGTGCTCAACCCAATAAGCAAAGGGGAACTAAAAAAAGCGATTTCCCGTTTTCAATGAGTCTTCAGCCCTAAAAAGTAAATAAGTCACCCGAAGTATTGGGTGACATATTTTTTTTAACTATATTTGCTTAATCGAATAAGCAAGATAGGTAAGGCCATATGAGTTGAATGAAAGAATGCTGTTTATTGATTGTTTGCTGTAAATAATTATTGCTCATTTAAAACATTTTAAAGTGATATTGACCCGTATCATTACCTGTATTCTGCTTGTAAGTAGTTGTAGTCTTTTATCGCTCGCACAAATTAAAGTAAGTTTTGAAAGCGAATTGCGTCGGTTGATGGACATTCATGTATTACCTCAGTACATCGAAGGAACTATTGTGAAGCAGATTTCTTCATACGATACTACAGGTGGTAACGACGACGGATTTAATGGGTATTACTCTTATATAAGAAAGGAGCCGTCGGGAGGTCTAGTGATTTTTGAGGCAAAAGAGCAGGGGGTGATTGAACGGATTTGGACGCCAACACCTACCCAAGATACGTTAGATTTTTATTTTGATAATAATAGTAAACCTGGATTTAGCATTAGGCTTTGCGATCTCTTTAATAACAGAATCTTTCCATTTGTAAAACCAATAGCAGATCAGAAAGTAGGAGGAAATTATTCCTATGTTCCTATCCCTTATAGAAAAGGATGTAAGATTGTTTTTCGAGGAGAAAAAATCTTATTTCATCAAATACAATATCGCGAGTATGACGAAAGGTATAGTGTGCAAAGTTTTGATATAGCAACTGTTTCAAATCATGCCTCATTGATTAATAAAATAAGAAACATTTGGAATAATGACGATAGATCGATATACAACTTTTATCCTGGTGGATTTCATGTGCTGCGTAAGAATATTCGGCTCTCGCCGGGTAATACTGCATCATTAGCACATTTACATAAGGGGGGTAGAATATTAGGAATTGAGCTTAGTCCATCTCATGTTTTTGAAGGATTATTTAAGCAAATAGATCTGAAAATATCTTGGGATGATGAGAAAGCTCCTGCAGTATATGTACCGTTGGCTGATTTTTTTGGCTTTGCTTATGGGGTGAGATCCATGAAGAGCTTGCTTTTAGGAGCTAATGATGCAAAATTGTATTGCTATATTCCAATGCCTTTTGATAAGAAAGCTTCCATTGAGTTGGTTTATAGAAAGAGGGATGTAGATACCGAAATTCTCGATTTGTCAGTAGTAGTATATTATACTGATGAAAGGAGGAATGTACTTAAAGAAGGGCGGTTTTATTGTTATTGGAAAAATGAAAATCCGCCACTAGGAAAGCCCTACGTGTTTTTGAGTGGCAATGGAAAAGGGCATTACATTGGTACTTTACTACAGGGTCAGGCAACAGATTTTACTCATTTTACAGAGTATTTTGAAGGGGATGATTATACTGAAATTGATGGCAAGATGACCATGCACGGAACCGGATCGGAAGACTATTTTAACGGAGGATGGTATGCTCAGCCAGGAGGTTGGGTGGAGCGATTAGGATCACCGTTGAGTGGATGTCTTGAATACTCGCTACCCTTGAGTAGAACTGGGGGATATCGATTTTTTCTTTTGGATAAAATGCCTTTTAAGAAAAGTATTTTACATACAATAGAGCATGGGCCTGAACAAAATAATAGGGCTGTAAATTATATATCAGCAGCCTTATATTATGCAGATCACCCGGTTACAACTATTAATCTTCCCACTAATGAATCGACTAAAATATATACGCCAGATACTTTGACTTTTTATACCAGATTAATGCGCCATTTAACTTATAATGGGAGCTTGATATTTAGGAATGAGAAAGCGCAATTAGTGGGAAGTGAAAACGCCTCGTTAAATATTAATGCACTAGAAATCCCTAAGGGTAGATATGAATTGTATTTGCATATTGAAAAATCTGAAGTGGAAAGTATTGAAATAAAAATTGCAGATGCTAGTAATGTGCAGAATTGGCATAATGTGAGATTTAATAAAGATAGGCTTCCTGCAAATATATTAATTGGTCGAGTGGATATTTCAGTTCCTTCCATTCCTATAAACATTTTGTTTAAGTGTAAGAATGCTAATCCTGGACTTGTATTCGATAGAGTTGCATTGTATAAAATAGATAATTAACTACCGGACTATATTTAGGAAATGGGAGTTGTCATGCGCTTACATTACTTATTATTTCTTTATTTAATCCTTGGTGGTTTTACTTTTGGTATAAGGGGGCAGATTCAATCTTTAGGGCAAAATTATTTAAGTGTTAAAGCCTACGATCTGGATACAAATTTGGTTACCCCTAATTCACTTCCGGAGGCACAGCAATTATATCGGTATTTTAGATCTGTATACGGAAATAAGATATTGTCCTCTGTAATGACATTAGGCAGTTTTGATGAAATAAACTGGTTAAAAAATAATACCGGTAAAGAGCCTGCCATAATAGGTCTGGATTTTATGCATTGCTATCGTGGGTATACATGGTATGATAATGAACATCCCATTAAAGATGCAATTAGTTATTGGAGTAGAAACGGCATTGCAATTTTTTGTTGGCATTGGAGAGATCCATCTAGAAGAACAGAAACATTTTATACTCGGGGAACTCATTTTGATGTTAGTAAGATTTTTGATGTTACTTCCGCTGAGTATAAGGCTATGATAAGGGATATTGATTCAATAGCTAGTTTATTAAAGATACTTCAGTACAAAGGTATTCCTGTACTTTGGAGGCCTCTACATGAAGCATCTGGAAAGTGGTTCTGGTGGGGAGCCAAGGGCCCCGAGCCGTATAAAGAGCTTTATAGAGTAATGTTTCACAGAATGGTAAATACTCATGGATTGAGAAATTTAATCTGGGTATGGACTACGGAATCTGATGATGAAGAGTGGTACCCCGGTGATGCGTATGTGGATATTATTGGTAGAGACTTATATAAAAAGGGGAATCATCAATCTCATATAAAAGAATTCAATAAAATTAATGCATCGCATCGTGGAAAGAAAATGATTGCACTAAGTGAGTGCGGTTCTATTCCTACCCCTGATAATTTAATAAAAGACAAAGCATCATGGTTGTGGTTTATGCCTTGGTATGGCAACTTTGTTAGGAATGCATCGTATAATTCATTAGAATTTTGGAAGGAAGTTTTGCATAACGAATACGTTATTACGCTTGACAAAATGCCCTCTTTTAAGTAGGATGAATAGAGAGAGAATATAATGAACTAATGGCCTGCAATCATAGTTTCAAACTAGTAAAATGAGACAATATGAATAAAGTTGTTCTTATAATATTTTTATTATTGGCTTGTTGGTGTCATATGAATGCTCAATCTGTTTATTTAAGCAAGGACAGTGGTGAGCAAAAAACGTTGACATTATCCAAGAAGCGGTTAAAAGACAAAATAAAAGGAGGCTGGGCCGGACAAGTAATTGGAGTTACTTATGGCAGTGTTACAGAGTTTAAATACAAAGGAACATTTATTCAAGATTATCAACCTATTGAATGGTATAATGGATATATAAAAGCGCAGTTTGAATCTTGGCCTGATCTGTATGATGATATATATATGGACTTAACTTTTGTGGAAGTAATTGAACGATGTGGTGTAGATGTTCCAGTAGACTCGTTTGCAATTGCATTTGCTAGAGCTGGATATGTTTTATGGCATGCAAATCAGGCAGCAAGATACAATATTCTCAACGGTATATCACCTCTTCAAAGTGGGCATTGGCACAACAACCCACATGCGGATGATATAGACTTTCAAATTGAAGCGGATTTTGCAGGACTTATGCATCCGGGTATGCCCAATGCAGCAGCGAATTTTGTTGATCCTATCGGTCATATCATGAATTATGGAGACGGTTGGTATGGTGGTGTGTATGTTTGTGCATTGTATACTTTAGCCTTTGTTACAGATGATATACCTTTTATAATCAGGGAAGCACTTAAAACCATTCCGGCTCAAAGTACATTTTATAAGTGTATTAATGACGTAATAAACTGGCACCATAAGTATCCCAACGATTGGAAGCAAACCTGGTTTGAGTTACAGAAAAAGTGGTCGTCTGATATCGGTTGTCCGGAAGGTGTTTTTGATGCTTTTAATATTGATGCAAAATTGAATATGGCGTATGTGGTGCTTGCACTTTTATATGGCAAGAGTGATTTTGGAAAAACATTGGAGATCGCCACAAGATGTGGACAGGACTCGGACTGTAATCCAGGTACGGCCGGAGGTATACTTGGGACAATCAAGGGTTATAGTAATATTCCGGAGTATTGGAAAATGGGATTGTCAGACATTGAAGATAGACCCTTTAAGCATACATCACTTTCTCTAAATGCAGCCTATGATATCAGTTATAAGCACGCAATTGAGATGATAAAGAGACATGGTGGTGAGGTTAGTAATAGTAGTGTAACAATTTTGCTACAGAAACCCACATCTGTTCGCTTTGAGCAAAGCTTTGAAGGATTAGTACCTAAAAAGAAAATAGGTGTAGATAGGATAGGGGATAGTATTATTGCCTTTGAGTTTGAAGGTACAGGTTTTGCTTTGAGAGGAGAGTCTATAAAAAAAGAACCTCATAGTGCAGATTATGTATTCGACGCTATCTTATATTTAGATGATCAGATTATGGAGCGAGCCAAATTTTATACAAATTTTCTTACGAGACGATATGAGTTATTTTGGAAATATGGCTTAGAAAATAAAAAGCATATGGTCAAAATCATTATTACCAATCCATCGCCCTATTATGAGATTAAACCGTG encodes the following:
- the manA_2 gene encoding Mannan endo-1,4-beta-mannosidase, translated to MRLHYLLFLYLILGGFTFGIRGQIQSLGQNYLSVKAYDLDTNLVTPNSLPEAQQLYRYFRSVYGNKILSSVMTLGSFDEINWLKNNTGKEPAIIGLDFMHCYRGYTWYDNEHPIKDAISYWSRNGIAIFCWHWRDPSRRTETFYTRGTHFDVSKIFDVTSAEYKAMIRDIDSIASLLKILQYKGIPVLWRPLHEASGKWFWWGAKGPEPYKELYRVMFHRMVNTHGLRNLIWVWTTESDDEEWYPGDAYVDIIGRDLYKKGNHQSHIKEFNKINASHRGKKMIALSECGSIPTPDNLIKDKASWLWFMPWYGNFVRNASYNSLEFWKEVLHNEYVITLDKMPSFK